One Curtobacterium herbarum genomic window carries:
- the mtrA gene encoding MtrAB system response regulator MtrA, whose protein sequence is MTPRILVVDDDQALAEMIGIVLRSEGYEPDFSADGNDAVEAFHATKPDLVLLDVMLPGIDGIEVCRRIRAESGTPIIMLTAKGDTADVVAGLENGADDYVVKPFNPKELVARIRTRLRPTATDATVLHVGDLVVDVPGHEVRRGDAAIALTPLEFDLLRALAEKPSQVFTREMLLEQVWGYHYKADTRLVNVHVQRLRAKIEHDPDNPRIVTTVRGVGYRAGAQS, encoded by the coding sequence ATGACACCGCGCATCCTCGTCGTCGACGACGACCAGGCCCTCGCCGAGATGATCGGCATCGTCCTCCGCTCGGAGGGCTACGAGCCCGACTTCAGCGCCGACGGCAACGACGCCGTCGAGGCCTTCCACGCCACGAAGCCGGACCTGGTGCTGCTCGACGTCATGCTGCCGGGCATCGACGGCATCGAGGTGTGCCGTCGCATCCGGGCCGAGAGCGGCACGCCGATCATCATGCTCACCGCGAAGGGCGACACCGCCGACGTCGTCGCGGGCCTCGAGAACGGTGCCGACGACTACGTCGTGAAGCCGTTCAACCCCAAGGAACTCGTCGCCCGGATCCGGACCCGCCTGCGGCCGACCGCGACCGACGCGACGGTCCTGCACGTCGGCGACCTGGTCGTCGACGTCCCCGGACACGAGGTCCGCCGGGGCGACGCGGCCATCGCCCTCACGCCCCTCGAGTTCGACCTGCTCCGCGCGCTCGCCGAGAAGCCCAGCCAGGTGTTCACCCGCGAGATGCTGCTCGAGCAGGTCTGGGGCTACCACTACAAGGCGGACACCCGCCTGGTGAACGTGCACGTGCAGCGGCTCCGCGCCAAGATCGAGCACGACCCGGACAACCCGCGCATCGTGACCACCGTCCGCGGGGTCGGGTACCGGGCCGGCGCGCAGAGCTGA
- the mtrB gene encoding MtrAB system histidine kinase MtrB — translation MPSSSAPAPFRRARRRVRTWLRRIWRGIAYLWRRSLMVRSAAITVATTGLAVAVIGTAVMVSISNNVYAQRRDQIEAESARATIVAQNIFDAATAAEDNNQTELESLQSEAQNAILSNTTSPGGTSIAIERTPGARTPQILQNVASTGFPDSVITDELRKRVAADTGELSLQPVRLDGPGGRGPGLAVGSTLQIPSAGQYELYIVYDLSDAQQTLDFVSQTLSIGGVALIVLIALVTSLVVRLVVVPIRGAAETSRKIAAGRLDERIPVRGEDDIATLARSFNDMADAVSRQITQLAELSRVQQRFVSDVSHELRTPLTTIRLAGDLLFDARHAFEPSVARSAELLHAQVDRFELLLADLLEISRYDAQAVELETEPVVPAALAADIVEEFRPLAERAEIELRLATPGGHTTMLLDARRIRRVLRNLVGNAIEHGDGRPVDVVVDSDSRSVAIAVRDRGVGMPAEDTARVFDRFWRADPSRKRTIGGTGLGLAISLGDAQLHGGRIDVWSRPGEGSAFVLTLPRRSSEAPPTSAIPLPALDESYEGPTGTEEPA, via the coding sequence GTGCCGTCGTCGTCGGCCCCGGCGCCGTTCCGCCGGGCGCGCCGGCGGGTCCGCACCTGGCTCCGCCGGATCTGGCGCGGGATCGCGTACCTCTGGCGGCGGTCGCTCATGGTCCGCTCGGCCGCGATCACCGTCGCGACCACCGGGCTCGCCGTCGCCGTGATCGGCACCGCGGTGATGGTGAGCATCTCGAACAACGTCTACGCACAGCGCCGCGACCAGATCGAGGCCGAGTCGGCGCGGGCGACGATCGTGGCGCAGAACATCTTCGACGCGGCCACCGCGGCCGAGGACAACAACCAGACCGAACTCGAGTCGCTGCAGAGCGAGGCGCAGAACGCGATCCTCTCGAACACGACCAGTCCGGGCGGGACGAGCATCGCGATCGAGCGGACGCCGGGGGCCCGGACGCCGCAGATCCTGCAGAACGTCGCGAGCACCGGGTTCCCCGACTCGGTCATCACCGACGAGCTGCGGAAGCGGGTCGCCGCCGACACCGGAGAGTTGAGCCTGCAACCCGTGCGGCTCGACGGTCCGGGCGGCCGGGGCCCGGGGCTCGCCGTCGGGTCGACCCTGCAGATCCCGAGCGCCGGACAGTACGAGCTGTACATCGTGTACGACCTGTCCGATGCGCAGCAGACGCTCGACTTCGTGTCCCAGACGCTCTCGATCGGCGGTGTCGCGCTCATCGTGCTCATCGCCCTCGTCACCTCGCTCGTCGTCCGCCTGGTCGTCGTCCCGATCCGCGGGGCTGCCGAGACCAGCCGCAAGATCGCCGCCGGTCGCCTGGACGAACGCATCCCGGTCCGGGGCGAGGACGACATCGCCACCCTGGCCCGGAGCTTCAACGACATGGCCGACGCGGTCAGCCGACAGATCACCCAGCTGGCGGAGCTCTCCCGCGTCCAGCAGCGGTTCGTGTCCGACGTCTCGCACGAGCTCCGTACCCCGCTCACCACGATCCGCCTGGCCGGCGACCTGCTCTTCGACGCCCGCCACGCCTTCGAGCCGTCCGTCGCGCGGTCCGCGGAACTGCTGCACGCCCAGGTCGACCGGTTCGAACTGCTGCTCGCCGACCTGCTCGAGATCTCCCGCTACGACGCCCAGGCCGTCGAACTCGAGACGGAGCCCGTCGTCCCGGCCGCGCTCGCCGCCGACATCGTCGAGGAGTTCCGCCCACTCGCCGAACGCGCCGAGATCGAGCTGCGCCTGGCGACCCCGGGCGGGCACACCACCATGCTGCTCGACGCCCGCCGGATCCGCCGCGTGCTCCGGAACCTCGTCGGCAACGCCATCGAGCACGGCGACGGCCGACCGGTCGACGTGGTGGTCGACAGCGACTCCCGGTCCGTCGCCATCGCGGTGCGCGACCGCGGGGTCGGGATGCCGGCCGAGGACACCGCCCGCGTGTTCGACCGCTTCTGGCGTGCCGACCCGAGCCGCAAGCGCACCATCGGCGGCACCGGACTCGGGCTCGCCATCAGCCTCGGTGACGCCCAGCTGCACGGCGGCCGCATCGACGTCTGGTCCCGCCCCGGTGAGGGGTCCGCGTTCGTGCTGACCCTGCCCCGCCGGAGCAGTGAGGCCCCGCCGACCTCCGCGATCCCGCTGCCCGCACTCGACGAGTCCTACGAGGGACCGACCGGAACGGAGGAGCCGGCATGA
- a CDS encoding LpqB family beta-propeller domain-containing protein, producing MTRTDRRTRTDRRTRTTRLRLVLTAVLAAATLLGATACAAIPTGGPVRSGQSITDESPTGGVDYRPTGPEDGANQTDLLTQFIDAATGAQNDYAVAREFLSSGFSQKWNPRQGVTIRQGDGDVERVGDKELTYTLTASASVDADGEYTQAVRPTSSTLTFQFVREDGQWRIAYAPDGIILSPVNFTSVFQPHALYFYDPTYRFLVPDERWFLARSSTSTRIVSALLAGPAEWLEGSVVSSFPEGTQLSLNAVTIESGSAQVDLSSEALRANTVEKVRMREQLTESLSSVATISSVDLTVEGVPVPLPDSSGTSAQRNPDVDARPLVVQDRVAGYATATTGDVTALGGGLSDRIAGLGPDSLALSASGTVAAVGNDDGVFVVRSGKAPLRIDTREDLVAPSIDDQGFVWVAQQSDTRSITAYGLGGDPHVVTSTLPAGRLVSFQVSRDSTRALALLDTDDGAALYVVAITRGSDRAPTSLGPPVRVQAAEGDPVGAAWIDELDIASVGRTTAGSSVVRTTVGGQWDALAKPDGRATAITGGSGGALLLRMSDGSVLQSTGGAWDTTGVEASVLGVQR from the coding sequence ATGACCCGGACCGACCGACGGACCCGCACCGACCGACGGACCCGCACCACGCGCCTCCGGCTCGTGCTCACCGCGGTGCTCGCCGCCGCGACCCTGCTCGGCGCCACCGCCTGTGCCGCGATCCCGACCGGCGGCCCGGTCCGCTCCGGGCAGTCGATCACCGACGAGTCGCCGACCGGCGGCGTGGACTACCGCCCCACCGGACCCGAGGACGGGGCGAACCAGACCGACCTGCTCACGCAGTTCATCGACGCCGCCACGGGTGCCCAGAACGACTACGCGGTCGCGCGGGAGTTCCTCAGCAGCGGGTTCTCGCAGAAGTGGAACCCGCGCCAGGGCGTCACCATCCGGCAGGGCGACGGCGACGTCGAACGGGTCGGCGACAAGGAGCTCACCTACACGCTGACGGCGAGCGCCTCGGTCGACGCCGACGGCGAGTACACCCAGGCCGTCCGGCCGACGTCCTCGACGCTGACGTTCCAGTTCGTCCGCGAGGACGGCCAGTGGCGCATCGCCTACGCCCCGGACGGCATCATCCTGTCGCCGGTCAACTTCACCTCCGTGTTCCAGCCGCACGCCCTGTACTTCTACGACCCCACCTACCGGTTCCTCGTCCCCGACGAACGCTGGTTCCTGGCCCGCTCCTCGACGAGCACCCGCATCGTCAGCGCCCTGCTCGCCGGACCCGCCGAGTGGCTCGAGGGCTCCGTCGTGTCCTCGTTCCCCGAGGGCACGCAGCTCTCGCTGAACGCCGTCACCATCGAGAGTGGCAGCGCACAGGTCGACCTGTCGAGCGAGGCACTGCGGGCGAACACGGTCGAGAAGGTCCGGATGCGCGAACAGCTCACCGAGTCGCTCTCCTCCGTCGCCACGATCTCCTCGGTCGACCTCACCGTCGAGGGCGTCCCCGTCCCGTTGCCCGACTCCAGCGGCACGAGCGCGCAGCGGAACCCCGACGTCGACGCCCGCCCGCTCGTCGTGCAGGACCGTGTCGCCGGGTACGCCACGGCGACCACCGGGGACGTGACCGCGCTCGGCGGCGGACTCAGCGACCGGATCGCCGGACTCGGTCCGGACTCGCTCGCCCTGTCGGCCTCCGGCACGGTCGCCGCCGTGGGCAACGACGACGGGGTGTTCGTGGTCCGGTCCGGCAAGGCGCCGCTGCGGATCGACACCCGCGAGGACCTGGTCGCCCCGAGCATCGACGACCAGGGCTTCGTCTGGGTCGCCCAGCAGTCCGACACTCGGTCGATCACCGCGTACGGGCTCGGCGGCGACCCGCACGTCGTCACTTCGACCCTCCCGGCCGGCAGACTCGTGTCCTTCCAGGTGTCCCGCGACTCCACCCGTGCGCTCGCGCTCCTCGACACCGACGACGGGGCCGCGCTCTACGTCGTCGCGATCACCCGCGGGTCCGACCGGGCACCGACCTCGCTCGGCCCGCCCGTCCGGGTGCAGGCCGCCGAGGGCGACCCCGTCGGCGCCGCCTGGATCGACGAGCTCGACATCGCCTCGGTCGGGCGCACCACGGCCGGCTCGAGCGTCGTCCGCACCACCGTCGGCGGACAGTGGGACGCCCTCGCCAAGCCGGACGGCCGGGCGACCGCGATCACCGGGGGGAGCGGCGGCGCACTGCTGCTCCGGATGTCGGACGGGTCGGTGCTGCAGTCGACCGGCGGCGCGTGGGACACCACCGGAGTCGAGGCGTCGGTGCTCGGCGTCCAGCGCTGA
- a CDS encoding ComF family protein — protein MPSLQTHPVVLPPPSTTSGAPDRPWADAAAAVLALVLPVVCVGCGVPDRALCRACRSSLDALPGRTRLVAGVRLDAAHEYDGLVRTLVLEWKLRGRVDVVRGLTRRTADLVRTALAESPAGTVVLRVPPSPRGHRRRGFDPVVTVLRRAGVRRSRALRRVPLPGDDRADADGGRVGAGSGSDTPAGAGAGAVVGPGGAGPGGHGYAGGGQKERNAIERVAATVGTLVADDVADRDVVLVDDVVTTGVTMAEAIRAVRAAGGRVVRCVAVATVEV, from the coding sequence ATGCCTTCGCTCCAGACACACCCGGTCGTCCTCCCGCCACCGTCCACGACGTCCGGCGCTCCCGATCGCCCCTGGGCTGACGCCGCTGCCGCCGTCCTGGCACTCGTCCTGCCCGTCGTCTGCGTCGGCTGCGGCGTGCCGGACCGCGCGCTCTGCCGTGCCTGCCGGTCCTCGCTCGACGCGCTGCCCGGACGGACGCGGCTCGTCGCCGGGGTCCGGCTCGACGCCGCCCACGAGTACGACGGCCTCGTCCGGACCCTGGTGCTCGAGTGGAAGCTGCGCGGACGCGTGGACGTGGTGCGCGGGCTCACCCGGCGCACCGCGGACCTCGTCCGGACGGCGCTCGCCGAGTCCCCGGCTGGCACGGTGGTCCTTCGGGTCCCGCCCTCGCCCCGCGGGCACCGGCGGCGCGGGTTCGACCCGGTCGTGACGGTCCTGCGTCGTGCCGGCGTCCGGCGTTCGCGGGCCCTGCGTCGGGTCCCCCTGCCCGGCGACGACCGAGCCGACGCCGATGGCGGGCGGGTCGGTGCCGGTTCGGGCAGCGACACGCCTGCCGGTGCCGGTGCCGGTGCCGTTGTCGGGCCGGGTGGTGCCGGGCCGGGCGGACACGGGTACGCCGGTGGCGGGCAGAAGGAGCGGAACGCGATCGAGCGCGTGGCGGCGACGGTCGGCACCCTCGTCGCCGACGACGTGGCCGACCGCGACGTCGTGCTCGTCGACGACGTCGTCACCACCGGCGTGACGATGGCCGAGGCCATCCGGGCCGTCCGCGCCGCCGGCGGCCGAGTCGTCCGGTGCGTGGCCGTCGCCACGGTGGAGGTGTGA
- the hpf gene encoding ribosome hibernation-promoting factor, HPF/YfiA family, whose amino-acid sequence MDVTITGRNVGVTDRFRAYVEQKSEKIDVLADRALAFEVRVSRHHEKSSGAQGEDRVELTLIGPGPLVRAESAASDKYAAFDLAFARIAERLRRARDRKKVHRGRHRPTSVAEAAGAAFEGMGVEPADGKLIETVATGAVPVVDVDQEAAHEEEDAAYSPVVIRQKVFEAAPMTVDDALYHMELVGHDFYLFVDSETHRPSVVYRRKGWDYGVIGIDENPGADARGSEHVLVEETVSATA is encoded by the coding sequence ATGGACGTGACGATCACGGGCCGCAACGTCGGGGTCACCGACCGATTCCGGGCCTACGTGGAGCAGAAGTCCGAGAAGATCGACGTGCTCGCCGACCGGGCCCTCGCGTTCGAGGTGCGGGTGAGCCGGCATCACGAGAAGAGCAGCGGAGCGCAGGGCGAGGACCGCGTCGAACTGACCCTCATCGGTCCGGGGCCGCTGGTCCGGGCCGAGTCCGCCGCGTCGGACAAGTACGCCGCCTTCGACCTGGCGTTCGCGCGCATCGCCGAGCGCCTGCGCCGGGCACGTGACCGCAAGAAGGTGCACCGCGGACGTCACCGTCCGACCTCCGTGGCCGAGGCCGCCGGAGCCGCGTTCGAGGGCATGGGCGTCGAGCCCGCCGACGGCAAGCTCATCGAGACGGTCGCCACCGGTGCCGTGCCCGTGGTCGACGTCGACCAGGAAGCCGCTCACGAGGAAGAGGACGCCGCGTACTCGCCGGTCGTCATCCGCCAGAAGGTCTTCGAGGCCGCACCGATGACGGTCGACGACGCGCTGTACCACATGGAGCTCGTCGGCCACGACTTCTACCTGTTCGTCGACTCCGAGACCCACCGCCCGAGCGTCGTGTACCGCCGCAAGGGCTGGGACTACGGCGTGATCGGCATCGACGAGAACCCGGGCGCCGACGCCCGAGGGAGCGAACACGTCCTCGTCGAGGAGACCGTGTCCGCGACCGCGTAG
- the secA gene encoding preprotein translocase subunit SecA, whose amino-acid sequence MANVLEKVLRIGEGRTLRRLKAYASAINDLEDDFASLTDEELQEETTELRERYANGETLDDLLPEAFAAVREASKRTLGMRHFDVQLMGGAALHLGNIAEMKTGEGKTLVATTAAYLNAIPSRGVHVITVNDFLASYQSELMGRVFRALGMTTGCIIAGQSPIERREQYAADITYGTNNEFGFDYLRDNMAWQASDMVQRGHFFAIVDEVDSILIDEARTPLIISGPSSGEANRWFTEFASIATRLTPGEDYEVDEKKRTVGVLEPGIEKVEDYLGIDNLYESANTPLISFLNNSIKASALFKRDKDYVVMNGEVLIVDEHTGRILMGRRYNEGIHQAIEAKEGVEVKAENQTLATVTLQNYFRLYQKLSGMTGTAETEAAEFMSTYKLGVVPIPTNRPMQRIDQTDLVYKNEQAKFEQVANDIEERHLKGQPVLVGTTSVEKSEYLSKLLAKKGVKHEVLNAKNHAREAAIVAQAGRAGAVTVATNMAGRGTDIMLGGNAEFLAVQEMHAKGLSPTETPDEYEAEWDKVFTAMKAVVEQESEKVRDAGGLYVLGTERHESRRIDNQLRGRSGRQGDPGESRFYLSLTDDLMRLFNSGAAESLMGRGNVPDDLAIENKLVGRAIRSAQSQVEGRNAEIRKNVLKYDDVLNRQREAIYSDRRHILEGDDLHERAQSFLKSVIDDVIDTHTGEGSPDDWDLDAMWTELGTLYPISITIDEVITEAGSKGKASREFLAREILSDAQLAYKNREEALGDEAMRELERRVVLSVIDRRWRDHLYEMDYLKDGIGLRAMAQRDPLVEYQREGYALFQTMMGQIREESVGFLFNLEVQVQSDGESAVIEAKGLNEEGENAGLEYSAPSIDGEVEVRDEAGRLEQAATARAQRAQAEQEEAAGPEKGSAFGSAATASGQADASNRAERRAAAKKG is encoded by the coding sequence GTGGCAAACGTGCTGGAGAAGGTCCTCCGCATCGGTGAAGGGCGGACTCTCCGTCGGTTGAAGGCGTACGCCTCGGCGATCAACGACCTCGAGGACGACTTCGCGAGCCTCACCGACGAGGAACTCCAAGAGGAGACGACGGAACTCCGCGAGCGGTACGCCAACGGCGAGACCCTCGACGACCTCCTGCCGGAGGCGTTCGCCGCCGTCCGCGAAGCGTCGAAGCGCACCCTCGGCATGCGGCACTTCGACGTGCAGCTCATGGGCGGCGCGGCACTGCACCTCGGCAACATCGCCGAGATGAAGACCGGTGAGGGCAAGACGCTCGTGGCGACGACGGCCGCGTACCTCAACGCGATCCCGTCGCGCGGCGTGCACGTCATCACGGTGAACGACTTCCTGGCGTCGTACCAGTCCGAGCTCATGGGTCGTGTGTTCCGCGCCCTCGGCATGACCACCGGCTGCATCATCGCCGGGCAGTCGCCGATCGAGCGTCGCGAGCAGTACGCCGCGGACATCACGTACGGCACGAACAACGAGTTCGGCTTCGACTACCTCCGCGACAACATGGCGTGGCAGGCGTCCGACATGGTCCAGCGCGGGCACTTCTTCGCGATCGTGGACGAGGTCGACTCGATCCTCATCGACGAGGCCCGCACGCCGCTGATCATCTCCGGGCCCTCCTCGGGCGAGGCGAACCGCTGGTTCACCGAGTTCGCGTCGATCGCCACCCGGCTCACCCCGGGCGAGGACTACGAGGTCGACGAGAAGAAGCGCACCGTCGGTGTCCTCGAGCCCGGCATCGAGAAGGTCGAGGACTACCTCGGCATCGACAACCTCTACGAGTCCGCGAACACCCCGCTGATCTCGTTCCTCAACAACTCGATCAAGGCCTCGGCCCTGTTCAAGCGCGACAAGGACTACGTCGTGATGAACGGCGAGGTGCTGATCGTCGACGAGCACACCGGCCGCATCCTGATGGGCCGTCGCTACAACGAGGGCATCCACCAGGCGATCGAGGCGAAGGAGGGTGTCGAGGTCAAGGCCGAGAACCAGACCCTCGCCACCGTCACGCTGCAGAACTACTTCCGCCTGTACCAGAAGCTCTCCGGCATGACCGGTACCGCGGAGACCGAAGCGGCCGAGTTCATGTCGACCTACAAGCTCGGCGTGGTCCCGATCCCGACGAACCGGCCGATGCAGCGCATCGACCAGACCGACCTCGTCTACAAGAACGAGCAGGCCAAGTTCGAGCAGGTCGCGAACGACATCGAAGAGCGTCACCTCAAGGGCCAGCCGGTCCTCGTCGGCACCACGAGCGTCGAGAAGTCCGAGTACCTGTCGAAGCTGCTCGCCAAGAAGGGCGTCAAGCACGAGGTCCTCAACGCCAAGAACCACGCCCGTGAAGCCGCGATCGTCGCCCAGGCCGGTCGTGCCGGTGCCGTGACGGTCGCCACGAACATGGCCGGTCGTGGTACCGACATCATGCTCGGCGGCAACGCGGAGTTCCTCGCCGTGCAGGAGATGCACGCCAAGGGCCTGTCGCCGACCGAGACCCCGGACGAGTACGAAGCCGAGTGGGACAAGGTCTTCACCGCGATGAAGGCCGTGGTGGAGCAGGAGAGCGAGAAGGTCCGCGACGCCGGCGGCCTCTACGTCCTCGGCACCGAACGTCACGAGTCCCGCCGCATCGACAACCAGCTCCGTGGTCGTTCCGGCCGTCAGGGTGACCCGGGCGAGAGCCGGTTCTACCTGTCGCTCACCGACGACCTGATGCGTCTGTTCAACTCCGGTGCTGCCGAGAGCCTGATGGGCCGCGGCAACGTCCCGGACGACCTGGCCATCGAGAACAAGCTCGTCGGCCGCGCGATCCGGTCCGCTCAGTCGCAGGTCGAAGGCCGCAACGCCGAGATCCGCAAGAACGTCCTGAAGTACGACGACGTCCTGAACCGCCAGCGCGAAGCGATCTACAGCGACCGCCGGCACATCCTCGAGGGCGACGACCTGCACGAGCGCGCGCAGTCGTTCCTGAAGAGCGTCATCGACGACGTCATCGACACCCACACCGGTGAGGGCTCCCCGGACGACTGGGACCTCGACGCCATGTGGACCGAACTCGGGACCCTGTACCCGATCTCGATCACCATCGACGAGGTCATCACCGAAGCCGGGTCGAAGGGCAAGGCCTCGCGGGAGTTCCTGGCGCGCGAGATCCTCTCCGACGCGCAGCTCGCCTACAAGAACCGCGAAGAGGCCCTCGGCGACGAGGCGATGCGTGAGCTCGAGCGTCGCGTCGTCCTCTCCGTGATCGACCGCCGCTGGCGCGACCACCTCTACGAGATGGACTACCTCAAGGACGGCATCGGCCTCCGAGCGATGGCGCAGCGTGACCCGCTGGTCGAGTACCAGCGTGAGGGCTACGCGCTGTTCCAGACGATGATGGGGCAGATCCGCGAAGAGTCGGTCGGCTTCCTCTTCAACCTCGAGGTCCAGGTGCAGTCCGACGGCGAGAGCGCGGTCATCGAGGCGAAGGGTCTCAACGAGGAAGGCGAGAACGCCGGACTCGAGTACTCCGCACCGTCGATCGACGGCGAGGTCGAGGTCCGCGACGAGGCCGGGCGCCTCGAGCAGGCCGCGACCGCCCGCGCGCAGCGCGCCCAGGCGGAGCAGGAAGAAGCCGCCGGCCCCGAGAAGGGCTCCGCCTTCGGCTCCGCGGCGACCGCGTCCGGCCAGGCCGACGCGAGCAACCGCGCCGAGCGCCGGGCGGCGGCCAAGAAGGGCTGA
- a CDS encoding Rv3235 family protein, which produces MADNARRIDEEPDGHGTAAGLDGLHDDHAEHEGHDDQHENGPPGTVAAGLPDPGETARSLALCVAEILTGAREVETIARWITEEVQRHLQHRAALAARARSAARRRRHRPVIRVGSVVVSVPRDGVAEAAVVVHTRSHARAVAIRLEERKGRWRATAIGVL; this is translated from the coding sequence GTGGCGGACAACGCACGACGGATCGACGAGGAGCCGGACGGGCACGGCACAGCCGCCGGGCTGGATGGCCTCCACGACGACCACGCGGAGCACGAGGGACACGATGACCAGCATGAGAACGGACCACCGGGCACGGTCGCCGCGGGGCTGCCGGACCCCGGCGAGACGGCACGCTCGTTGGCGCTCTGCGTCGCGGAGATCCTGACCGGTGCGCGCGAGGTCGAGACGATCGCGCGCTGGATCACGGAAGAGGTCCAACGACACCTGCAACACCGCGCTGCACTCGCGGCACGGGCCCGTTCAGCCGCTCGCCGACGCCGCCACCGTCCGGTGATCCGCGTCGGCAGCGTCGTCGTCAGCGTGCCGCGCGACGGTGTCGCCGAAGCCGCGGTCGTCGTGCACACCCGGAGCCACGCTCGCGCGGTGGCCATCCGGCTCGAGGAGCGCAAGGGCCGGTGGCGAGCCACCGCGATCGGCGTGCTCTGA